The proteins below are encoded in one region of Takifugu rubripes chromosome 1, fTakRub1.2, whole genome shotgun sequence:
- the LOC101064159 gene encoding endoplasmic reticulum protein SC65-like isoform X1: MVAFCAVLTLLCLTSAFKTDAQYENYNFRHFPAEDLIPLTAAYGLALDHYAAERWTESIKYLELSLRLYRLLRDSVRYCALRCEGSNQRGNHAGNQELRVYWHVVTIASCQKKCREYFPALQLPPPGREILQDFSKRSPYRYLHHAHSKLGDLQRAIPCAHTYLQKNPDDPDMLLVMKGYKNQYDLSGYLTDHEEQPFEVRRIQACFLRGVKLLNSGNFSGGVELLEETLKLYLHEHDLCQRDCEGIVHLLPDVDFYTALSDAYINILKCKLKCEEYLMPNVGGYFVQNFVANIYHYLQYAYYKLNDGRRAAPCASSYSLFEPEDQVMEHNLMYYKAYSDQWGLQSDHFTARMEAVKLYDQTMAQKRLLALAEEYLALDDEDFFGAEEAALLASESLDVEFEGVGDYEEGIYADWSQPKGKGDTGESNI; the protein is encoded by the exons ATGGTCGCTTTTTGCGCAGTTCTGACTTTGCTTTGTTTGACTTCTGCTTTTAAAACCGACGCGCAATATGAAAACTACAATTTCAGACATTTTCCTGCCGAGGATCTCATCCCTCTCACCGCTGCCTATGGACTGGCGCTGGACCATTACGCAGCAGAGAGGTGGACCGAGTCGATAAAATACCTGGAGTTGAGTTTACGTTTGTACAGGCTCCTGAGAGACAGCGTCAGATATTGCGCCCTGCGTTGTGAAGGAAGCAACCAGAGAGGGAACCATGCAGGAAACCAGGAATTGCGCGTGTACTGGCACGTTGTGACAATCGCGTCCTGTCAGAAGAAGTGCAGGGAGTATTTCCCTGCGCTGCAGCTTCCTCCCCCCGGCAGAGAGATCCTGCAGGACTTTAGCAAAAGATCTCCGTACAGATATCTGCATCATGCGCATTCCAAG CTAGGTGACCTGCAGAGGGCAATCCCATGTGCCCACACCTACCTCCAGAAGAATCCTGATGACCCAGACATGCTGCTAGTGATGAAGGGGTATAAGAACCAGTACGACCTTAGCGGCTACCTCACCGACCACGAAGAACAACCATTTGAGGTCAGGAGGATTCAG GCCTGCTTTCTGAGAGGAGTGAAACTCCTCAACTCAGGCAATTTCAGCGGTGGTGTCGAACTCCTGGAGGAAACTCTGAAGCTCTACCTCCACGAGCATGACCTCTGTCAAAGAGATTGTGAGGGAATCGTACACCTTTTACCTGATGTTGACTTCTACACAGCCCTGTCAG ATGCCTACATCAACATATTAAAATGTAAGCTGAAGTGTGAGGAGTACTTGATGCCTAATGTCGGAGGATACTTTGTGCAGAACTTTGTGGCCAACATTTACCACTACCTCCAGTACGCCTACTATAAAT TGAATGATGGCAGACGTGCAGCACCGTGTGCTTCCAGTTACTCCCTGTTTGAACCTGAAGATCAGGTGATGGAGCACAACCTGATGTATTATAAAGCCTACAGTGACCAGTGGGGTCTTCAGTCTGACCATTTTACAGCTCGGATG GAAGCCGTGAAACTCTACGACCAGACGATGGCACAAAAACGCCTGCTGGCGCTGGCTGAGGAATATTTGGCTCTGGACGATGAG gatttttttgGAGCTGAAGAAGCGGCGCTCCTTGCCTCAGAGTCTCTCGATGTTGAGTTCGAGGGTGTGGGAGACTACGAAGAGGGCATCTACGCCGACTGGAGTCAGCCGAAAGGAAAAGGAGACACCGGAGAGTCGAACATCTGA
- the LOC101064159 gene encoding endoplasmic reticulum protein SC65-like isoform X2, with product MVAFCAVLTLLCLTSAFKTDAQYENYNFRHFPAEDLIPLTAAYGLALDHYAAERWTESIKYLELSLRLYRLLRDSVRYCALRCEGSNQRGNHAGNQELRVYWHVVTIASCQKKCREYFPALQLPPPGREILQDFSKRSPYRYLHHAHSKLGDLQRAIPCAHTYLQKNPDDPDMLLVMKGYKNQYDLSGYLTDHEEQPFEACFLRGVKLLNSGNFSGGVELLEETLKLYLHEHDLCQRDCEGIVHLLPDVDFYTALSDAYINILKCKLKCEEYLMPNVGGYFVQNFVANIYHYLQYAYYKLNDGRRAAPCASSYSLFEPEDQVMEHNLMYYKAYSDQWGLQSDHFTARMEAVKLYDQTMAQKRLLALAEEYLALDDEDFFGAEEAALLASESLDVEFEGVGDYEEGIYADWSQPKGKGDTGESNI from the exons ATGGTCGCTTTTTGCGCAGTTCTGACTTTGCTTTGTTTGACTTCTGCTTTTAAAACCGACGCGCAATATGAAAACTACAATTTCAGACATTTTCCTGCCGAGGATCTCATCCCTCTCACCGCTGCCTATGGACTGGCGCTGGACCATTACGCAGCAGAGAGGTGGACCGAGTCGATAAAATACCTGGAGTTGAGTTTACGTTTGTACAGGCTCCTGAGAGACAGCGTCAGATATTGCGCCCTGCGTTGTGAAGGAAGCAACCAGAGAGGGAACCATGCAGGAAACCAGGAATTGCGCGTGTACTGGCACGTTGTGACAATCGCGTCCTGTCAGAAGAAGTGCAGGGAGTATTTCCCTGCGCTGCAGCTTCCTCCCCCCGGCAGAGAGATCCTGCAGGACTTTAGCAAAAGATCTCCGTACAGATATCTGCATCATGCGCATTCCAAG CTAGGTGACCTGCAGAGGGCAATCCCATGTGCCCACACCTACCTCCAGAAGAATCCTGATGACCCAGACATGCTGCTAGTGATGAAGGGGTATAAGAACCAGTACGACCTTAGCGGCTACCTCACCGACCACGAAGAACAACCATTTGAG GCCTGCTTTCTGAGAGGAGTGAAACTCCTCAACTCAGGCAATTTCAGCGGTGGTGTCGAACTCCTGGAGGAAACTCTGAAGCTCTACCTCCACGAGCATGACCTCTGTCAAAGAGATTGTGAGGGAATCGTACACCTTTTACCTGATGTTGACTTCTACACAGCCCTGTCAG ATGCCTACATCAACATATTAAAATGTAAGCTGAAGTGTGAGGAGTACTTGATGCCTAATGTCGGAGGATACTTTGTGCAGAACTTTGTGGCCAACATTTACCACTACCTCCAGTACGCCTACTATAAAT TGAATGATGGCAGACGTGCAGCACCGTGTGCTTCCAGTTACTCCCTGTTTGAACCTGAAGATCAGGTGATGGAGCACAACCTGATGTATTATAAAGCCTACAGTGACCAGTGGGGTCTTCAGTCTGACCATTTTACAGCTCGGATG GAAGCCGTGAAACTCTACGACCAGACGATGGCACAAAAACGCCTGCTGGCGCTGGCTGAGGAATATTTGGCTCTGGACGATGAG gatttttttgGAGCTGAAGAAGCGGCGCTCCTTGCCTCAGAGTCTCTCGATGTTGAGTTCGAGGGTGTGGGAGACTACGAAGAGGGCATCTACGCCGACTGGAGTCAGCCGAAAGGAAAAGGAGACACCGGAGAGTCGAACATCTGA